A portion of the Psilocybe cubensis strain MGC-MH-2018 chromosome 10, whole genome shotgun sequence genome contains these proteins:
- a CDS encoding Endoplasmic reticulum chaperone BiP, with protein MTRLARHPTRTQSRHLFSTLSVAFFALVALVCLSPVAVNAEESHPEYGTVIGIDLGTTYSCVGVQRGGVVEIIANDQGHRITPSWVSFTDEERLVGDSAKNAFHSNPENTVFDAKRLIGRKMDDPDIIRDIKHWPFRVQEKNGKPAITVKHKGEDRHFTPEEISAMVLGKMKETAEAYLGHKVTHAVVTVPAYFNDAQRQATKDAGTIAGLQVLRIINEPTAAAIAYGLNKKGGESQIIVYDLGGGTFDVSLLSIDEGVFEVLATAGDTHLGGEDFDNRVIEYLTKSYKKKTGTDVSKNLRALGKLKREVEKAKRTLSSQQSTRIEIESFEDGNDFSETLTRAKFEELNMDLFRKTMKPVEQVLKDANVKKEDIDEVVLVGGSTRIPKVQQLLKEYFGGKEPSKGINPDEAVAYGAAVQGGILSGAEGTADVVLVDVCPLTLGIETTGGVFTKLIPRNTVIPTRKSQIFSTAADNQPTVLIQVFEGERSLTKDNNHLGKFELTGIPPAPRGVPQIEVTFEIDANGIMKVAAADKGTGKSESITITNEKGRLSQEEIDRMVADAEKFAAEDEAQRKRIESLNSLSSFVYGLKTQLGDQEGLGGKLSDEDKKTILATVKDTTDWIDENGSSASTEDLEEKLAEVQGVVNPITSKLYSGGAGAPGGDDDDDILRDHDEL; from the exons atgaCCCGCCTAGCCCGTCATCCGACGCGCACTCAGTCCAGGCATCTCTTTTCTACTCTCTCTGTCGCCTTCTTCGCCCTTGTCGCCCTCGTATGTCTGTCTCCAGTAGCAGTCAACGCTGAGGAGTCTCACCCAGAGTATGGAACTGTGATTGGTATTG ATTTGGGAACAAC TTATTCATGTGTTGG TGTTCAACGAGGGGGTGTCGTTGAAATCATCGCCAACGACCAGGGTCATCGTATTACGCCTTCATGGGTCAGCTTCACTGATGAGGAACGCCT TGTCGGTGACAGCGCTAAAAACGCCTTCCACTCCAACCCCGAAAACACTGTCTTTGACGCAAAACGACTTATTGGCCGCAAGATGGACGACCCTGATATTATCCGCGACATTAAGCACTGGCCTTTCAGAGTACAGGAAAAGAATGGCAAACCCGCTATCACTGTCAAGCACAAGGGCGAGGACCGTCACTTC ACTCCTGAGGAAATTAGCGCCATGGTTCTTGGAAAGATGAAGGAAACCGCTGAGGCTTACCTTGGACACAAGGTCACCCACGCCGTTGTCACCGTCCCAGCTT ACTTCAATGACGCTCAGCGCCAGGCCACCAAGGATGCCGGAACAATCGCCGGTCTCCAGGTTCTCCGTATCATCAACGAGCCCACTGCCGCCGCTATCGCCTACGGTCTCAACAAGAAGGGTGGTGAATCACAGATCATCGTCTACGATCTCGGAGGTGGAACTTTCGATGTCTCCCTTCTCTCCATCGACGAGGGTGTCTTCGAAGTTCTCGCCACCGCTGGAGATACCCATCTCGGAGGAGAAGATTTCGATAACCGTGTCATCGAGTACCTCACCAAGTCCTACAAGAAGAAGACCGGTACCGACGTTTCTAAGAACCTCCGCGCTCTCGGTAAACTCAAGCGTGAAGTCGAGAAGGCCAAGCGTACTCTTTCCAGCCAACAGAGCACTCGCATTGAAATCGAGAGCTTCGAAGACGGAAACGACTTCTCGGAGACCCTCACCCGCGCCAAGTTCGAAGAACTCAACATGGACCTCTTCAGGAAGACCATGAAACCTGTCGAGCAGGTTCTCAAGGACGCCAACGTCAAGAAGGAGGATATCGATGAGGTCGTCCTTGTTGGTGGTTCCACCCGTATTCCCAAGGTTCAACAGCTCCTCAAGGAGTACTTCGGTGGAAAGGAGCCTTCCAAGGGAATCAACCCCGATGAGGCTGTCGCTTACGGTGCCGCTGTCCAGGGAGGTATCCTTTCTGGCGCTGAGGGAACCGCTGatgtcgtcctcgtcgatgTCTGCCCCCTTACTCTCGGTATTGAGACCACCGGTGGAGTCTTCACCAAGCTCATCCCCCGTAACACTGTCATCCCCACCAGGAAGTCCCAGAT cTTCTCGACTGCCGCTGACAACCAGCCCACCGTCCTCATCCAAGTCTTCGAGGGTGAACGTTCGCTGACCAAGGACAACAACCACCTCGGCAAGTTCGAGCTCACTGGCATTCCCCCTGCTCCTCGTGGCGTTCCCCAGATCGAAGTCACCTTCGAGATCGACGCCAACGGTATCATGAAGGTCGCCGCTGCCGATAAGGGCACTGGCAAGTCTGAGTctatcaccatcaccaacgaGAAGGGCCGTCTCTCTCAAGAGGAGATTGACCGCATGGTTGCCGACGCTGAGAAGTTCGCCGCTGAGGACGAGGCCCAGCGCAAACGCATCGAGTCCCTCAactccctttcttccttcgTCTACGGACTCAAGACTCAGCTGGGTGACCAGGAAGGTCTCGGTGGTAAGCTCTCGGACGAGGACAAGAAGACCATCCTTGCCACCGTCAAGGACACCACTGACTGGATCGACGAGAACGGCTCGAGTGCGAGCACTGAGGATCTGGAGGAGAAGCTTGCTGAGGTACAGGGTGTTGTCAACCCCATTACCTCCAAGCTCTACTCTGGAGGAGCCGGCGCCCCTGGAggcgacgatgacgacgacatTCTCCGGGACCACGACGAACTTTAA